The sequence below is a genomic window from Theobroma cacao cultivar B97-61/B2 chromosome 6, Criollo_cocoa_genome_V2, whole genome shotgun sequence.
ttatgattttatttccACCAACAAAAGCAACAGACTTCCACACAATGTATAGGAAGTCCATTAGATAACAAGTTCAAAACAACTTGCTTCCCTACATTTACCTATGTACTTTTTACAACACtcttttcaagaaaaatagaatagtttgttttagttattttaaaccttaagttaatttgggaaGAAATCGAATAGTTTGATTAGCAATtaggttgttttttttttgttttaaatcttTAATCCAATCATTTTAAGACATGTGATtggacaaaaagaaaaatagcgAGTCTTATTAAACAACATTTAATGCCACGTCATCTGTCACGTGACAATGACACATCAACATGTCATGTAATAGATGAAGTGATATTAAATTGACAACTGTACCATTGACTAATGGAAGTTAGTCAACAGCTAGTGAGAGGGgcttatttaactcaaaataaaaatttagggGCTTACttgaatgaaataaaaagatatcGGCTTAATTGACTTTTTTAATATAGTTCAGGGGCTTTTTGGATATTTAGCCAACTCAAAATGAAGCGAAATGACTTTAGCTGAATGAAATCAgaaaaacacttaaaaatcaaccaaaaatcaatcttccattttttttttttttacatatcttttatttctttgcaCAACTACAagcatttcttttaaaagacAACTACAATTTCTATGATTAATCTTTTTGAATCAAGGCAAACTACTtgttatcttttattttttgtgagATATTGTATATTtgtttgagaaaataaaagtatGAGTTTAACACtttgaattgaaatatatatgtaaaatgCTTGATttgtttgaagaaaaagaaacaaaattcatgtgaaatttaatttgttcatataattttactaatatttttttattaaaagaagaatttgaatttaactttttaaattaagttGCATTCATGCGTCACTAGTTGAGTGGTCAATAGTTAATTAGACCAATAGCCCACAAAAATTAATCGACTGTCTCAACAAATAAAAGGCACAACCATCTATGCATCATAAGGTAGCAATGTTCACACACCCTTTTGAAAGGTTAGATAGATTGatgtattttaaatttttaaatgtaaataGGATAactattcaaatttgaatgatGTAAATAAGTTGAGCATACAAATTTAAAAACCTTagttatttgttttaaatttaaattgtagATAAGTTAAATAAAGGAGATAGTCATGACTATAAATACCCCTTTATGTTCATTTGTAAAGCACaccaaatttaaaaataaattttcatttgtaaACTTTCCTCTCTTATTTCTGATGCCTACCATGTTGCTTCAAGAATCTAGAGCTCTTGATTGGTTTTGAGTTAGGCTTACTTAGGCTCGTTCTAGCAAGAATGGTTTAAGATCACATAGTTTGTGTTTAAGTTATTCAATTTGTAACAAGTTGGTATCAAAGTGAGTCAATCGATGGACGAAAGAAATGCCTttaattcctaaccaattcacacTCGCCCAAAAGGTAAGGGAGACTCGAAGTTCAGCCAAGTGGAACAAGTCTAGTTTACGAGACATGTTGTCCTTTCTAGATGGTCAAATGTCCAAGATGAAAGTTATCGTGAGAGAAATGGACAAGTTCAAGGAAGTCTAAGCTAGCATTGAAGAGTTAAGATCTAGGGATGATGAGATATGAGGCAAGATGCAATTAACGTTTAACGAATTTGTGGACATGTTAAACCAATGGGATGCCATGTTAGAGGAATTCATTGAGATGCCAAAGAACAAGGTATGTGGGCTTAGAGATGAGCTTGTTGCACTCAAGACAACTAGAAAAGGGTGGAATGCCTATTGTCCAGATGAGAAAGAGCAGAAAGTGCTCAAATAGTTTCGAGGCCATAAATATGTCAAAAAGGTTGATAATTTCTTATGGAGTCTGGAGTAGAATTTTTGAGCCATAGATATCATGGTGGATGCCATGTGTATTAACATTGTCGCATTGTACCCAGTGGATACAACTTTATTGTGGTAGAGGCACCAATGCTATTAGAAACATTAGCTTAATGTACAAGTGGCAAGGATGTCTAAGAGAGCGGTGAAttggacttttttttttaaaaaaaaaattgttttgaacttGAAAGACTAGAAAATACTACTGTAATTGACTACAAAAAGTTTCTAGTCAACCATGCTTGTGAAGAACTCATTTTAAAGCAATTTGAACATCTTGTAGTCGActctattaattttataattgacccttgactataaatcattttcaaagctTGTAGAAGAGGTTTCAAAGAGGGAGTTTGGATGCATATGTAAATCTTTAGTAAAACTACTAAATTCAATGCAAGCAAATGATCAATTTTGAGAtgcttaaaacatttttcaaatggAATCAAGCAAGAGATGAGCTAGTGATGATAGTTGAAAAGGATTTAGCAAAAAACCAAACCAATATGTGAAGATTGTAAATTAAAgcataataaattttgaaatgggTTTTCTTAAAATGTAATGCATcaattcaaagcaaaaataaaaatgatgacaataggtaaaaatcaaacctttttcaaaaaagattTTCTATTAGTgtcaaaaacaaagtaaattatttttttaaaacaagttttcaaaaataaatcacAATGCACAAAAGTAAATCAGGACACAAGgattttatagtggttcgacTGTCTCAAATCCCTACATCCACTCCCTTGGCTCACTAAGAAATTTCCAATCCACTAAAAGGATTTTTGCTTTTTAACAAGATCAAGCGATAACCCTTACACAATCCATCAAAGGAACTCTTGCTTTTTAACGATATCAAGTGATAACCCTTACACAATTCACAAAAGGATTCTTACTTTTTTAACAAGATCAAGCATTAACTCTTATACAATCCACTAAagggattcttgctttttaagGGGATCAAGCGATAACCGTTACAATGCTTTTTACTTGGAGCAAGTACAACCAataaactaacttttcaaggctaagttagaatcTTTATAAAGAATACCAAGAGTCCCTCTAAAAGGTAGATTTTGATAAATTTGTACAATGGAGGAAGAATGCCTAACAATGGATAATAAGATTGGATATAAAGATTGGGGTGTAAGTACAAATAAGGTTTAGCTCAAGTAGGCTtggttttctctcttttcttttcaagacCACCATCTTCAAGAGTTTGaccatttttccttctttttcctcaCTTTGAAATGCTTCCAAATAGTTCTTTTTATAGTTGAAGAAATCTTAGAGCCATTAAAGGTGATTAAAACAAGAAActagttgtttttcttttaaattttgtgttTAACGATCATCTATAGCCGAGTGTAGAAGGTCTCTAGTCGATCCATTTCCAGAAAGCTTGTATTTTTTACATTAGAGCTTGAAGGTCGACTATAGCTTTGTCAGGGTCGACTATGGCTTCATTTCTTCACGATTTTTCCTTAGTCTTGCCATAGGGTTGATTATGGCTATGTATTTTTCAAGTTTCCTTGTCTGTTCTAGCCCATTCTATCATAGGATCGACTTGCTTTGCTCTTGGATCTATTGGagcttcatttttttttttaagattccTTAACATTTTAACATGTAACTTTGGCCATATCTTCCTCGTGATCAAATGTTGAATGATGACTACGTTTCTTGACTTGAAGCAAGCTTGGTGTAATGTAAATTGATGATCTTTGAATGCTTTGAGATAAACTCCATTTGTGAACTTGCAATTTTAACATCTCAAGGATAAATGTTAGAGGAATCATAAACTTATACAATTAAATCGTACAAGCTTATAAATATAGttcaataattttaagaatcaCTCTCATAattatgtaagaacaaatgtatgaaagttaaatcatttcaaaaacttgtcaagaatcattcaaataatgtttaagcaaatttgattattttgtcataatcaaaactataataattttaaagttaaCAAATGTGATGATAAACTCAAGTAAGCAATCATCGGCACTTTCAAAGCATTCTAAAGGCAACTTTGACAATAATTCCACCCCATATATGTTAAGGACGAAGTAAGGGGAAAGTTATAGAGGTTGGTCTAAAGGGATAAAGTGCAAGAGTATGTGAAGGAGTTTTCCAATTCAATATTGCAAGTAGGGGACTTGAGTGAGTAAGAATCCTTGTTTGCATTTATGGATAAGCTGAAGCCATGAGCAAAGCAAAAGATTCAATGTAGAGGCGTGCAAGACCTTACGTGAACTATTGCGATGGCTAGAGGTCTAAGTTCCACTCATCTCTACTCAAGGAGAACGCTAACGTGGGGGAAAGAAGGACAATAGTTCAAAGGAAACAAGTATGCCATTGGGCCAAGGTAGTCGTTGAGGGGAAGggtaagaaaaagaaacccaTCAAATGTTTCTTGTGTGCGGGACCACACTCGACGAGGTATTGTCCCAAGCATAACAACCTCATGGTTATCCTATTGGATAAGGAGGATCTGGGCAACAAACGTGGTGACCGACATGTAGGACTCAAGGGACAATCACAATTAGGGAGCCTAATGTTGCACAGCAAAAAACAGATCCATCAAGTAGCCTGGATCGAGAAAAAGGCTAGTGTAGTAACGGGTAATGCCAACATCCGCGACAAATAAAGCTTAGGAAAGCATTAAGATTGGTTAATAACGTGCTGCATTAGGGAAAATAATAAGCAATAGTGAAATATCACATGATTTAGGAGAGATCAAAGGTCAATGACGATGAAATTATCACAAATGAGAGCCAAAAGTGCCAAGAGTTCCGAGACATTTGTCACAAGTCATATACCTATACATGGTTCATTAAGGGTCATATGTATTCCTTACAAGTCATATAGTGCACATCCTTAAAAAAGtactaataataaaaatatacataataaacattaatttttgttttaaattaaacaTCTAATGAcgcaaaaaaaataagaaataaaatattttgctcattattttataaattttattttcaacattatataaaaattaaaggatTTCCATCTAAAATTagtatttcaataaaaaaatattgaaaatatttttcaatttgcaaaagtaaatattattatttttaattattctaaaGTAAATGGACATTCAACTTGAAAAAGGATATGGAAATACAGAAGAATAAAATTGTACTACTAATACTACGTTTATTTGTTTTGCAGTATGTGTGCGTTTTTATTTCCTCCCATTTTCATTCAGGAATCTCATTTTTCCAGCTGCTTCTCTGCACTCAAAGAAGTAGCAGCAGCTGTCAATTCAAACAAGAGAAGAGGGGGATATCATGCTTCTGTGAATAAAGTGTCGAAGCATCTATTCTTTTATCTCCATTCTCCAACCTTACCTTGCTTCAACCAGAAGATCCCTTTCACCACTTTCCCATTctttaaaccctaaacccccAAAATGGGTTTAGCTTTGACGTAGAAAAACACAAAGAGGGCTCGTCCCTTCAACTTCAACTCTACTGGAAATTTGCAATCCAAGTAAATGCAAACGACGTGTCGTGTCGTTTCTCGCCTCCTTGGGTCCTCAAAGTACTCTTGTTCCTCCGTTAGTATCAACTCATCGTTAAACAATCTCTCCCAGTTAGTTTTTTTGGAACCCAGTTTGATACCCCACAATCAGggcttttttcaatttagatCTTATACAAATATCGGACCAGTCAGAGGTTTTTCCTCGGTGAATAGTTCGAGACGTTTCGTTTTGCTGGGTTTTGTATTGCCCGAGAATGATCCCATCATTTATCAGCATCATAGACAATTTTACTCTCCCTATCGAAGTAAGTAGAACTATCTTTTATCTGAAGATGcgtaatttctttttctttggaaattgttttgaaatgaatGTGGATGTTTTTGCAGGCTTTTTTACAAGGGCTAAACAAATAAAGAAGATTGAAATCAATGATCAGCACATGTagcttgttttttttttgttttcggTTTTTTTCAATCTTCTGTTAATTTACGGGTTTTATGTGTATGTTTGTAAATGTAGTTGGTCGTTTAAAAACTTGTGTATTAAAGTAAAATGATTGCATTATATTAAAGTGACATTTTGTAGTTTGCTCCCCAATTTCCAAAAGAATtgcaattttaatttttagctttttggTGTTTGCTTTTTGgcaaataataaaaagcaAGAACCATATGGAGCCTAAGGGAGCAATTTAGTTGTGAAAAGCagaaatatattttctcaACGGACATATAGTTGCAACCACTTTAATTTAGTGTACtcaaaattggaaaaaaaaaaatcaaattactcACTCTATTTCGTTATAAGTAGCtcgtgcttttttttttttgtttccatcTCATGCATTCCTGAATGCTTAGATTCCAATTGATTTGCCACTAAATCTCAGCTTataatcatttttcttttgttgtttgcCTTAATTCTTTGATCCTCTAGTCAACGAGCTGTTACAACTGCTTTATGGTGCAACTTCCTTGTCTTTTCTCTCAAGTTTGGGGTCTGGTTAGCTACTTCTAGCCATGTTATGTTAGCTGAGATGGTTCATTCAATTGCTGATTTTGCTAATCAGGTAGTTAAATCTCtgtctttctttcttgatATCATTGTCATCATCAGGCTAGATTTAATTCCTTGatactaatttttttctttataactAAATTTACTGATTATGGAATGCAGAGAAACTAATCCATGTTGACATTGTAGGCGCTGCTTGCTTATGGTCTTAGTAGTTCAAGGCGTGCACCAGATGCTATGCATCCGTAAGTCTCTTTTCCATGATGCAAACAGCCTTTGCTATCATAGTAACTTGGTTACCTACTGCTGTGATTTTCCAGTATTGGATCATTCATGGATATTTGATGTGCCTTTGCATAGTTTGGTTGCCtcattcttgaaaattttcattaaacatAGTTGTTAAATCGAGATACGTATCGTGTAtcgaaatttcattttttagtATTGAGTATTATATCATAAGATAcggtaaaaaattttaaaattaattataaataagatttatatatgtaaaataaaggaaaaaattgaaaaatattatatattttaattgaaatgaaGATTATAGGATGtaaattgaaaagataattttttttttaatttaaactgTCAGCATATTCTTTAATAATatagatttttaaataaaatatacattttaacatattaatttattaattaaaaattaaaaacatttatcatgttaaaattaaaagggaattcaatttatttagtattttttatttaaaatctaaaaattgaaactcataaaatataattttttgtgtTCTAActtaaaaagataataaaaaattaaaatttttaataattaattaaatataagtttATAAAAAGTGTATCAACTGTATCGTACGATATGCCCTTGTATCGTAAGAAACGTATTGCGTATCTTACGATACACTTTGATACTTGATCAAATGTGATACAGCTATAGATACGTATCGTTTTCTATGAGTATTGTACCATACGATGCGTATCGCGTATcatacaataataataactatgccattaaataaataaatttatctatttatttatttttgaaattccAGTGTGACATTATCATCACTTGATTTTTAAGAACTCAAGTATATAAATTGAATTGGTTGCTGTTCCGAACAAGAGtagaaagttaagaaattatATTTCTAATATCGTATATTGTGTTGCAACTGAATTAGATGAGCTTTTATATTGGCCTATTCTTATATTTGTTCCATGCGCAGAATTATTTGTAAACAAAAGATGCAtgttcatatttttttaatgatttgcTGAAACCTCTTCTGTTTTTATTGTCAGTTATGGCTATTCCAAGGAAAGATTTGTTTGGTCCTTGATATCTGCTGTTGGCATATTCTGTCTTGGCTCTGGCGCTACAATTGTTCATGGAGTTCAAAACTTGTGGACATCACATGTAATTGATgatgtcattttatattcctGTTTTCTAGCTATTGCTTTGACAAATGGCTGCTTATTATATTCTGTGTCTTCTTCAGCCCCCGGCTAATATTGAATATGCAGCTTTGGTGATAGGTGGTTCATTTATGATTGAAGGTACAACTTTGAGAGCTACGATTGTGGGTTATTATGTTGTCTGAAAATTTGCATTTAGCTTAATCCATTGGTCCTCAGGTTTCCCTCTTCAAACTATTATCTTCTCTTTAGGTGCTTCTCTTGTTGTTGCCATACAAGCTGTCAAGAAAGGTGCAGCAGCAGAGGGAATGAAAGTGAGAGACTATGTTTGGCGTGGCCATGATCCTACGTCTGTTGCAGTCATGACAGAGGTAATTCACTAtgcctttgtgcacttttgATTGTTTAGGAATTGAACTTGTTAAATGTGAAGGTGAGAATTTTGGAACAGCATTTAAAGAGTGATAATGAATTTCAGATATTCAGTTTCTGTAGCAGTAAGATTGGAGATGGTATAAGTTCTTGAAATAATGTCTTAGTTTAGCTTATTGCCTTGTAGAGTTCTTATATTTGAACCAAGTTAGTTAAACCTATGGATAGATCTTCTTATTTAGTTAGGACAAGAATCTAATGTAGACCTATGTAATTCATTGCAATTTAtagcattaattaatttaagca
It includes:
- the LOC18595632 gene encoding metal tolerance protein C4; the encoded protein is MQTTCRVVSRLLGSSKYSCSSVSINSSLNNLSQLVFLEPSLIPHNQGFFQFRSYTNIGPVRGFSSVNSSRRFVLLGFVLPENDPIIYQHHRQFYSPYRSFFTRAKQIKKIEINDQHIQRAVTTALWCNFLVFSLKFGVWLATSSHVMLAEMVHSIADFANQALLAYGLSSSRRAPDAMHPYGYSKERFVWSLISAVGIFCLGSGATIVHGVQNLWTSHPPANIEYAALVIGGSFMIEGASLVVAIQAVKKGAAAEGMKVRDYVWRGHDPTSVAVMTEDGAAVTGLAIAAASLVAVNITGNAIYDPIGSIIVGNLLGMVAIFLIQRNRHALIGRAIDEHDMQKVLHFLKNDPVVDALYDCKSEVIGPGFFRFKAEIDFNGVVVVQNYLHRTGREEWARQFREAAKEKDDSALLKIMSNYGEEVVTALGSEVDRLEKEIQELVPGIRHVDIEAHNPIDLSS